A portion of the Channa argus isolate prfri chromosome 19, Channa argus male v1.0, whole genome shotgun sequence genome contains these proteins:
- the zdhhc23b gene encoding palmitoyltransferase ZDHHC23-B, which produces MKKRANKVQDEEAALCCCEYVNRHGERSHVAACCCDCEDLDDACDRFLKREPQKPESLSQVATVITDRIRVPWLWGGARQVDLSVIPPLILLPVLLNLAALHFLLGMVVLTALPGLVLWYYYFTHHKKGRTLFFLSLALFSLGYMYYLFITEVFPRGDVSLVHLVVVTVGVVLTLLALIHTKRDPGIVRPNQDAIHSTVTYYSPMADRDPILNGARQDVMMTVTNRAGMLDAEVDLNESSRKNWCSVCRVVRPPRAGHCRICGVCVLRLDHHCVWINSCVGQDNHRCFLLTLVLFLLTSLYGISLVLQSVCPKENLLTALLYCPGVYNQYSTALCFTCAWYSSIVTGGLLHLLLVQVINISYNTTEREARIALRDKTAHTAYWGLIVDPGVYSRGFRSNWAEFMTMGDKLYPPSHVPEALVALLGVCKQDKCEKDFESL; this is translated from the exons ATGAAAAAGCGAGCAAACAAGGTTCAAGACGAGGAGGCAGCGTTGTGCTGCTGCGAGTATGTGAACAGACACGGAGAGCGCAGCCATGTAGCAGCTTGCTGCTGTGACTGTGAGGACCTGGATGACGCCTGTGACAG GTTTCTGAAGAGGGAACCTCAGAAACCTGAATCACTGTCACAGGTAGCCACAGTTATCACAGATCGGATTCGTGTTCCCTGGCTGTGGGGGGGAGCTCGACAAGTGGACCTGTCTGTTATTCCACCTCTTATTCTTCTTCCTGTCTTGCTGAACTTGGCAGCTCTGCACTTCCTGCTTGGCATGGTGGTCCTGACAGCTCTGCCTGGCCTGGTGCTGTGGTACTATTACTTCACCCATCACAAGAAAGGACGTACACTCTTCTTTCTCAGCCTGGCACTCTTCTCCCTGGGGTACATGTACTACTTGTTCATCACAGAGGTCTTTCCCCGTGGGGATGTTAGCCTGGTCCACCTAGTGGTGGTAACTGTTGGGGTCGTCCTTACTCTACTAGCCCTTATTCACACCAAGAGAGACCCTGGCATTGTGCGGCCAAACCAAGATGCCATCCACAGCACAGTTACTTATTACAGCCCAATGGCAGACAGAGACCCCATCCTCAACGGGGCACGGCAGGATGTGATGATGACTGTAACCAATCGGGCGGGGATGCTGGATGCAGAGGTGGATCTGAATGAAAGTAGCCGAAAGAACTGGTGTTCGGTGTGCAGGGTGGTGCGGCCCCCAAGGGCGGGACATTGCCGGATCTGTGGTGTCTGCGTGCTGCGTCTCGACCACCACTGTGTCTG GATAAACAGCTGTGTGGGGCAGGACAATCATCGCTGCTTCCTGCTTACACTCGTCCTCTTCCTCCTGACGTCTCTGTATGGAATCAGTCTGGTGCTTCAGAGTGTGTGTCCAAAAGAGAATCTCCTCACTGCTCTGCTCTACTGCCCGGGGGTCTACAACCAGTACAG TACTGCACTTTGCTTCACCTGTGCGTGGTACAGCAGCATTGTGACTGGTGGActcctccacctgctgctgGTGCAGGTTATTAACATCAGCTACAACACGACAGAGCGCGAGGCACGCATCGCCCTACGAGATAAAACTGCACACACTGCCTACTGGGGCCTCATTGTGGACCCTGGCGTGTACTCTCGAGGTTTTCGCAGCAACTGGGCTGAGTTTATGACAATGGGCGACAAATTGTATCCTCCCTCTCATGTCCCAGAGGCCCTGGT TGCCTTGCTGGGAGTCTGCAAACAGGATAAATGTGAGAAAGATTTTGAATCCTTGTAG
- the ccdc191 gene encoding coiled-coil domain-containing protein 191, whose translation MMTFPGHNAHLFSWKSRVKSASANKMHMKDSDIDRWRKRVEKASEFAVSEAFSHKKPHSGTISLSVALQSSDQLRDHDNAYSEAQALLGDWLNSKLRLELEMEEEDDLTGFVERRRPAASTGSLPSTLNCDNFDDLYKCLTEEEEHSAVDSFLQNLMEQEVLDFGMLEQLALNVGETRKKFRNPIVTMEARHQQVRENRARREAERQRQQREREAHLGAREEAKRNEREEEMRKKQEARRQEELIQQEMVRLRRQMEERRALKQLARQREREKEEEQRAARSLPSTQTLPTKQEQQGTEQLLKEQKIQTMVQMSNLKCLQRHFSGWYLVVLNQRLQLGKIMAICDWKRQLRAWRAWRAVVWATQKQREVARTEKDLQAENRQCQLAAESDRRRLLRRCLNDWHLWCRMEREHRELLAQQQETRHKMAALINAVSTGKYKATGAKVSQPVRAPPVAPNLPETTGEEGDQRSGTSAPGTSAPHLDKASVITVTQPTQPWQVNKKHVAPTPAEVYKEWQRGEGSGFKCSKRSASPGGRFENRHAVQQQIITQQRKLLKEQQEQIARLKDEQSMMGLEMEMEKTAQLAQLLNASRPNSHNVNYKGKSCRAECVTGEPDSLHTPPRKAVTHQTCPHPIITAMEARAHQRAERKKEIEELKKKKEEAKLAELKAAEEQRQREEEEEKRKAAEKRREEKRLEKEKEEEKQKEQKRQQELLKLARKHYHRTLLLRRGLVPWKRFTQLRQGNKQLAESHYNLILLRRCTLGWQQSARQSVSEKEASADQLHQHFLLRRSLSCWKRLNDWQMIQGERAKHFYRSHTLRSFLLAWLDHVTDQRLVEWDHLELAQEHNKRRVLQQCFLAWRKLPWLLRKERERDKRREKLGRKVAEVLTDFFSNPL comes from the exons ATGATGACGTTCCCAGGTCACAATGCTCACCTGTTTAGTTGGAAGTCGCGTGTCAAGAGTGCATCTGCAAACAAG ATGCATATGAAGGATAGTGATATTGATCGGTGGAGAAAG CGAGTGGAGAAGGCTTCAGAGTTTGCTGTATCTGAAGCCTTCTCCCACAAGAAACCCCATTCAGGAACCATCAGCCTTTCTGTAGCATTGCAAAGCTCTGACCAGTTAAGGGATCATGATAATGCTTACAGTGAAG CTCAGGCTCTTCTTGGTGATTGGCTGAACAGTAAATTGCGGTTGGAGctggagatggaggaggaagatgacCTGACTGGCTTTGTTGAGCGTAGAAGGCCTGCTGCGTCTACTGGTTCTCTTCCTTCCACCCTAAACTGTGACAACTTTGATG ACCTCTACAAATGTCTGACTGAGGAGGAAGAGCACAGTGCAGTTGACAGCTTCCTCCAAAACCTCATGGAGCAAGAGGTGCTGGACTTTGGGATGCTGGAGCAGCTGGCACTGAATGTTGGAGAAACAAGGAAGAAATTCAGAAACCCGATTGTCACTATGGAAGCACGACACCAACAG GTGCGAGAGAACAGGGCCCGGCGGGAGGCAGAGCGGCAgaggcagcagagagagagggaggctcATCTGGGTGCCAGAGAGGAGGCAAAGAGGAATGAGCgagaggaggagatgagaaAGAAGCAGGAGGCACGTAGGCAGGAGGAGCTAATTCAACAGGAGATGGTGAGACTGCGACGCcagatggaggagaggagagccCTGAAACAGCTGGCTAGACAGAG AGAGcgggagaaagaggaagagcaaaggGCAGCCAGAAGCCTCCCATCCACTCAAACACTTCCCACAAAGCAGGAGCAGCAGGGCACAGAGCAGCTccttaaagaacaaaaaattcAAACCATGGTTCAAATGAGCAACCTCAAG tGTTTGCAGAGGCATTTCTCTGGATGGTATTTAGTGGTGTTGAACCAAAGGTTACAGTTGGGTAAGATCATGGCTATCTGTGACTGGAAGAGGCAGCTGAGGGCATGGCGAGCGTGGCGAGCAGTGGTGTGGGCCACACAAAAGCAGCGAGAGGTGGCAAGAACAGAAAAGGACCTGCAAGCTGAAAACAG ACAGTGTCAGCTTGCTGCAGAGAGTGACCGAAGAAGGTTGCTACGGCGATGTCTGAATGACTGGCATCTATGGTGTAGGATGGAACGGGAACATCGAGAACTTCTGGCCCAGCAGCAGGAAACTCGACACAAGATGGCTGCCTTAATCAATGCTGTATCAACAGGCAAATATAAGGCTACAGGAGCTAAAGTTTCTCAGCCAGTAAGGGCCCCTCCTGTGGCCCCTAACCTACCAGAGACCACAGGGGAG gaAGGTGACCAAAGGTCAGGCACTTCAGCCCCTGGCACATCTGCACCTCATTTGGATAAGGCCTCTGTGATTACTGTGACCCAGCCCACTCAGCCATGGCAGGTGAACAAAAAGCATGTAGCACCTACTCCTGCTGAGGTTTACAAGGAATGGCAGAGGGGTGAAGGCAGTGGATTCAAATGTTCAAAACGCAGTGCGTCACCTGGTGGCAGGTTTGAAAACAGACATGCTGTCCAGCAGCAGATCATCACACAGCAGAGGAAGCTGCTGAAGGAGCAGCAAGAGCAAATTGCTCGGCTGAAGGATGAACAGAGCATGATGGGTTTAGAGATGGAGATGGAAAAAACTGCCCAGCTTGCCCAGCTATTAAACGCTTCAAGACCAAACAGTCACAATGTCAACTACAAAGGGAAGAG TTGCAGGGCAGAGTGTGTTACTGGAGAACCTGACAGTCTCCATACACCTCCGAGGAAAGCTGTCACACATCAGACATGCCCCCATCCAATCATCACAG CCATGGAGGCTCGTGCACATCAAcgtgcagagagaaaaaaggaaattgagGAACtcaagaaaaagaaggaagaggCAAAACTG GCTGAGTTGAAAGCTGCTgaggagcagagacagagagaggaagaggaggagaaacgCAAAGCGgcagaaaagaggagagaggagaaaaggtTGGAAAAAGAG aaggaagaggaaaaacaaaaggaacagAAAAGGCAACAGGAGCTCCTGAAACTGGCCCGTAAACACTATCACAGAACCTTGTTGCTACGGCGAGGCCTAGTGCCATGGAAACGCTTCACTCAGCTCAGACAAGGCAACAAACAG CTGGCCGAGAGTCATTACAATCTCATCCTTCTGAGGCGTTGCACACTAGGCTGGCAGCAATCAGCAAGACAGTCTGTATCTGAGAAAGAAGCTTCTGCTGACCAACTGCACCAGCACTTTTTGCTTCGGAGGAGCTTAAGCTGCTGGAAAAGA CTGAATGATTGGCAGATGATTCAGGGGGAGCGAGCCAAGCATTTCTATCGCTCTCACACTCTAAGAAGCTTTCTGCTGGCGTGGCTGGACCATGTTACTGACCAGAGGCTGGTGGAGTGGGACCATCTAGAGCTGGCTCAGGAGCACAATAAGAG ACGGGTGTTACAGCAATGTTTTCTTGCCTGGAGGAAGCTTCCATGGCTGCTGCGCAAGGAAAGGGAAAGAGACAAGCGGCGGGAGAAGCTGGGACGAAAAGTGGCTGAGGTTCTGACCGATTTCTTCTCAAATCCACTGTAA
- the qtrt2 gene encoding queuine tRNA-ribosyltransferase accessory subunit 2, producing MAGGRMKLELSRVVKGSRLGVLKGLGRMGQHSLEVPGCLVYTHFGTVPHLTQDTLRTLKNLPSVTQVTLSDIAEHQEVLEEFRDGFRKFAGLPDTVLYCSLHDPAATSPTGYTTNKTVSVWGSGGRIELTVAKFMALQKTVQPDWYQSMADGETWQNNTSRKRVRKSVDRTLAHLDECLLVHQNSQELEGVEVFGMVEGGDILEERIRSARETAKRPVAGFCLDGLQTGSLQQDLRTQLTAAVTKELPENKPRLLQGVGRPDEVLACVEAGVDLFEGFFPFQVTERGCALCFSFDISPDSERAVLELNEERDAAGDLQQNGDLDEPTKMTYFEMNLKDKRYQGDFRPLVEGCGCYCCKNHQRAYLHHLLVTNELLAGVLLMIHNTSHYHSFFGALREALANDKLDLLKRRVLGRPGQTERKE from the exons ATGGCTGGCGGCAGAATGAAACTGGAACTGTCCCGGGTGGTTAAGGGAAGTCGGCTGGGTGTGCTGAAGGGTCTCGGCAGGATGGGACAACATTCTCTAGAGGTCCCGGGGTGTCTGGTGTACACACACTTTGGGACAGTACCCCACCTAACCCAGGACACACTGCGCACCCTTAAGAACCTCCCCTCCGTCACGCAGGTCACCCTGTCTGATAT AGCAGAGCACCAGGAAGTGTTGGAGGAGTTTAGGGATGGATTCAGGAAGTTTGCAG GTCTTCCTGACACAGTGTTGTACTGCTCGCTGCATGACCCTGCAGCCACCTCACCAACAGGATATACTACAAACAAG ACTGTGTCGGTGTGGGGCAGTGGTGGGCGGATTGAGCTGACAGTGGCCAAGTTCATGGCTCTCCAAAAAACTGTGCAGCCAGACTGGTACCAGAGCATGGCAGACGGAGAGACGTGGCAGAACAACACCTCTCGCAAACGGGTCAGAAAGTCTGTGGATCGAACTCTGGCTCACTTGGACGAGTGTCTGCTGGTGCACCAAAACTCACAg GAGCTGGAGGGAGTAGAGGTGTTTGGCATGGTGGAGGGAGGAGATATCCTGGAAGAAAGGATACGTTCAGCCAGAGAGACGGCGAAGAGGCCTGTGGCAGGATTTTGCCTGGATGGCCTCCAGACGGGCTCCTTGCAGCAGGACCTGAGGACCCAACTCACCGCTGCTGTGACAAAGGAGCTGCCTGAGAACAAACCCAG ACTGCTTCAGGGTGTGGGACGACCTGATGAGGTGCTGGCCTGTGTGGAGGCCGGTGTAGACCTGTTTGAGGGTTTCTTCCCCTTTCAGGTGACAGAGCGAGGCTGTGCTCTGTGCTTCAGCTTTGACATCTCTCCCGACTCGGAGCGTGCAG TGCTGGAGCTGAATGAAGAGAGGGACGCAGCAGGGGATTTGCAGCAGAATGGAGATCTTGATGAACCAACAAAAATGACATACTTTGAGATGAATCTTAAAGACAAGAG GTACCAGGGTGACTTCAGGCCCCTTGTGGAGGGGTGTGGCTGCTACTGCTGTAAGAACCACCAGAGGGCATACCTGCACCACCTGTTGGTGACCAATGAGCTGCTGGCCGGAGTCCTGCTCATGATCCACAACACATCCCATTATCATAGTTTCTTTGGCGCCCTGAGGGAAGCATTGGCCAATGACAAACTGGACCTCCTTAAACGACGGGTACTTGGGAGACCTgggcagacagaaagaaaggaatAA